Proteins found in one Gammaproteobacteria bacterium genomic segment:
- a CDS encoding deoxyribodipyrimidine photo-lyase, with the protein MSTNIIIHWFRQDLRIADNPSLFEAAEQGVVLPIYILDEKNSAEHNMGDASRWWLHHSLIALNKSLNGKLSVFRGDPKKILIDLIEEHNIKAVYWNRCYEPWRTTRDAHIKKVLKTHNTLSQSFNASLLWEPWENLKADGTPYKVFTPYYKNGCLKGAPPRIPKQKPLKLKLLDSELKKSSVVDLNLLPEVRWDQKLEPHWNIGEAGAQDRLHEFIDNDLANYKTGRDYPALKSVSRLSPHLHFGEISPVQIWYVAKSIEDSDDQAHFLRELGWREFSHNLLYHFPDLPRKNLQKKFDQFPWLENKEYLQSWQRGQTGYPLVDAGMRQLWQTGYMHNRVRMIVGSFLVKNLLLHWHHGERWFWNCLVDADLANNSASWQWIAGCGADAAPYFRVFNPSTQGQKFDSSGEYTRQFVPELANLPNKYLFNPWEAPDDVLQKAGVIIGETYPAPIVDLKNSRIRALDAYKSLQSTSQ; encoded by the coding sequence TTGAGCACTAACATCATCATTCACTGGTTCAGGCAGGATCTACGAATCGCAGATAATCCATCTTTATTTGAGGCGGCAGAGCAGGGTGTGGTCTTACCTATTTATATCCTGGATGAAAAAAATTCAGCTGAACATAATATGGGGGATGCAAGTCGTTGGTGGTTACATCATTCCTTAATAGCGCTAAATAAATCTCTAAATGGAAAATTATCTGTTTTTAGAGGAGATCCAAAAAAAATTCTTATCGATTTAATCGAAGAGCATAATATTAAAGCAGTCTACTGGAACAGATGTTACGAGCCTTGGCGCACTACTCGTGATGCTCATATAAAAAAAGTACTAAAAACTCATAATACACTATCCCAAAGCTTTAACGCTTCACTTCTTTGGGAGCCATGGGAGAACCTGAAAGCAGATGGGACTCCCTATAAAGTATTTACTCCGTATTATAAAAATGGATGTTTAAAGGGTGCGCCTCCAAGAATACCAAAACAAAAGCCATTGAAATTAAAATTGCTTGATAGTGAGTTAAAAAAATCCTCAGTAGTTGATTTGAATCTTTTGCCTGAAGTTCGGTGGGATCAAAAATTAGAGCCGCATTGGAATATTGGTGAGGCTGGTGCTCAAGATCGATTACATGAGTTTATAGATAATGATCTGGCTAATTATAAAACAGGCCGTGATTATCCAGCTTTAAAAAGCGTATCACGGCTTTCCCCGCATCTTCATTTTGGAGAAATCTCTCCCGTTCAGATTTGGTATGTTGCAAAATCTATTGAAGACAGTGACGATCAGGCCCACTTTCTAAGAGAGTTAGGATGGCGGGAGTTTTCGCATAATCTTTTATACCATTTTCCTGATTTACCTCGAAAAAATTTACAAAAAAAGTTCGATCAATTTCCTTGGTTGGAAAATAAGGAATATTTGCAAAGTTGGCAAAGAGGTCAAACAGGCTATCCATTGGTTGATGCGGGTATGCGGCAGCTCTGGCAAACCGGATATATGCATAATCGTGTGCGTATGATTGTTGGTTCATTCTTGGTAAAAAATTTATTATTGCATTGGCATCATGGAGAACGATGGTTTTGGAACTGCTTGGTTGATGCTGATCTTGCAAATAATAGTGCAAGTTGGCAGTGGATAGCGGGTTGCGGAGCAGATGCTGCACCCTATTTTCGTGTATTTAATCCAAGCACGCAGGGGCAAAAATTTGACTCTTCAGGCGAATATACACGACAGTTTGTACCCGAACTTGCAAACTTGCCTAATAAATATTTATTTAACCCGTGGGAAGCGCCTGATGATGTTTTGCAGAAGGCCGGAGTAATCATTGGAGAAACATATCCTGCTCCTATTGTTGATTTAAAAAATTCTCGCATTCGTGCATTAGATGCATATAAATCATTACAATCTACGTCTCAATGA